A stretch of Halostagnicola kamekurae DNA encodes these proteins:
- a CDS encoding outer membrane protein assembly factor BamB family protein has protein sequence MAHYDAANTAVAPNSGPDSKPEEEWSIKFEGEPTTPVASNGVAYVGVRDDSYYAVDISEGETIWNYQTGEFETPAISDTQVFVSGEGIEALKPGNGDQIWASGHEPLSNLRIKQGVVYGSSDRHVYGVNTGSGEEVQSIEVSSSIVSFSIDRNRIYIKTQQNKKNYQIECYSMESGNFMWDYEIQQSNWGHGGLKFPVTNGRVITRDQKALTTIDGETGEGRIINEFELNLTVSVSVADSVVYCPLLINELPAVDMESGERISDWEWDPLAGRINWRTPIADSTLYVWASRGVSSGFVLIAVDSKTGNQKWEYESQLTGNPAGPTILKDMVLFPDDYGDRLVAIK, from the coding sequence ATGGCGCACTACGATGCAGCGAATACCGCTGTTGCTCCGAACAGCGGACCGGATAGCAAACCTGAGGAGGAGTGGTCTATTAAATTTGAAGGGGAGCCGACAACCCCTGTCGCTTCAAACGGAGTTGCATATGTGGGTGTGAGAGATGATTCATACTATGCGGTTGATATTAGTGAGGGGGAGACAATTTGGAACTATCAAACTGGAGAATTTGAAACACCAGCTATTTCTGACACTCAGGTATTTGTCTCAGGCGAAGGAATTGAAGCTTTAAAGCCGGGAAATGGAGATCAAATTTGGGCTAGTGGTCATGAACCACTATCCAATCTCCGAATTAAACAGGGGGTGGTATATGGGTCATCAGACAGACACGTATATGGGGTAAATACCGGATCAGGGGAAGAAGTGCAATCTATCGAGGTATCCTCGAGCATCGTTTCTTTTTCAATAGACAGGAATAGAATATACATAAAAACACAACAAAATAAGAAAAATTACCAGATAGAGTGCTATAGTATGGAATCAGGGAATTTCATGTGGGATTATGAGATTCAACAGTCAAATTGGGGCCATGGCGGGCTTAAATTTCCTGTTACAAATGGGAGAGTTATTACACGAGATCAGAAGGCGCTAACTACAATCGACGGTGAGACAGGTGAAGGGCGAATAATTAATGAGTTTGAGCTAAATCTCACCGTTTCAGTTTCTGTGGCAGATAGCGTCGTATATTGTCCACTACTAATAAATGAACTGCCAGCTGTAGATATGGAATCTGGCGAAAGAATATCAGATTGGGAATGGGATCCTTTAGCAGGAAGAATTAACTGGAGGACTCCTATCGCAGATAGTACGCTCTACGTATGGGCATCTAGAGGTGTATCCAGCGGGTTTGTCCTTATTGCAGTCGATTCAAAGACTGGCAATCAAAAGTGGGAGTATGAATCTCAGTTGACTGGCAACCCTGCTGGTCCAACAATTCTGAAAGATATGGTGTTATTCCCCGATGATTATGGAGATAGGCTTGTGGCAATAAAATAG